The genomic interval GAGGCTGGTGGCCTCGGTCGCGTTGGCGACGGGGCGGGCGAACTGCTTGAGGTATGTGGCGCGGACGAAGCGCGAGGGAGGCATCGCGTCGCCGGGGATGCCTCGCAGGCCGCTGCCGTGGCCCGGCTGGGAGAAGGTCTCGCTGCCCAGTTGGATGGGCTTGGCGTCGTAGGGCGTGAGGTCCACGTAGTTGCGCAGGTTCTGGAGCTGGACGGGGAAGGGGGGCGCGTTGGTCAGCACCGAGACGGGGTTGTCATGAAGGTGGAGCTCGCCGTCGAGGAACTCGACGACCAGGCTGTTGCCCTGTGCGTCGTGGATGGGGAAGTGGAGGGGGAGGTACTTGGCGAGCCAGTCGCTCTCCCAGACCTGGGCGGCGCCTTCGAGGAGCGCGGAGCGGACCTCCGCCACGGTGGAGAAGTTGCCGAGCACCCAGCCGGGGAACTGCGCGAGGGTCAGGGCCTTGGAGTTGTTGGTGACCTTGGGGTAGCGGGAGCCGGGGAGCCAGAGGCTTCCGGTGGAGAGTCCGGCGGTGTTCATTCCATCGACGATGATGGGAAGGCTGTCCTTGGCGGTGAGGCCGACGTAGCCGTAGGTGGACGTCCACGACAGGCCATTGAGGAGGCCGTGGGGCGAGGGCGAGACGAACTTCGAGCCAGGCGCGCGGACGAGGATTTCGGAGCCGAGGTCGAGGCCAAACTCCATGCTGCGTCCATTCACCACGCTCTTGTCCGAGGCAACGATGAGGAAGTCAGTGCACATGTGAGGGCTCCTTGGGGTGTGG from Myxococcus stipitatus carries:
- a CDS encoding choloylglycine hydrolase family protein, with translation MCTDFLIVASDKSVVNGRSMEFGLDLGSEILVRAPGSKFVSPSPHGLLNGLSWTSTYGYVGLTAKDSLPIIVDGMNTAGLSTGSLWLPGSRYPKVTNNSKALTLAQFPGWVLGNFSTVAEVRSALLEGAAQVWESDWLAKYLPLHFPIHDAQGNSLVVEFLDGELHLHDNPVSVLTNAPPFPVQLQNLRNYVDLTPYDAKPIQLGSETFSQPGHGSGLRGIPGDAMPPSRFVRATYLKQFARPVANATEATSLAFHILNSVDIPKGAVRFVNETTRQEEDDYTQWTVVKDLSHTVFNVRFYEDLLIYSVNLKTLDFRAADGKTFAVPSSPGSIDLTSKLST